A region from the Pirellulales bacterium genome encodes:
- a CDS encoding penicillin acylase family protein: MKPLRIKNPRRRFTAARDENGVPHITASSFPSALYGLGFLHAVDRPTQMLFGHAVASGRSAELIADKPELLETDRFFRRAGLFLNLEHDVQRLDDVTFGNVTAYCEGVNDGMKQYGRSLPMWATGFQMHPWNQQAVLLIGNLLAFGGLAVGQQQNERILLELIQTGVDRDCLRELFEPLLDQADFDLLSQIKISNRLSDEALELLTDLPRLAGSNAWAVSPSRSASGGALLASDPHLEVNRLPALWYEAVLRWDDDWLMGATLPGCPFFAVARNSRLAWGVTYLKGDTSDYFIEDCRIGEEGRWQYRRGEKWLDFRIREEKILRKGGEPERLNVYYNSIGTLDGDPNQVGEGYQLLTAWTGDSGGGERCMQTWLELVSCTTTQSAMDLVRECPQPTLCWILADHEGHIGRQANGRFPVRGNGHSGLLPIPAWDESNHWQGWMPTDLLPRVYDPPRGYVSSANEGLLSANGASLVTLPVPDYRKRRIEERLAALDQATLKDMQALQYDVVSLQARDLLEVFLPELPDGEIKSRLSAWQCNYDPHCVEATLFSRLYRNVLLEVFGGDTGQHRGLGWRRMLYLCSRVGFAMPVITSIDRLLTKADSLWWEGRDKGQLIRKAAAALAGEADQPWSVTNAFSFTNRFFEGQLVGRTLGLHTPDMPMPGCHATPFQGHLLRSATRETTFAPSYHFVADVQAPEAWTNLPGGPSESWFSRWYKNDIPRWCSGQYKKLSVQDPA; the protein is encoded by the coding sequence ATGAAGCCCCTACGGATCAAGAATCCTCGACGGCGGTTCACCGCGGCGCGCGACGAGAACGGCGTCCCTCACATCACCGCCAGCTCTTTCCCGAGCGCCCTGTACGGCCTGGGCTTTCTGCACGCCGTCGACCGACCGACGCAAATGCTGTTTGGCCACGCCGTGGCCAGTGGCCGCTCGGCCGAACTTATTGCCGACAAGCCTGAGCTGCTCGAAACCGATCGCTTCTTCCGCCGTGCCGGGCTGTTTCTGAATCTCGAGCACGACGTGCAACGGCTCGACGACGTCACTTTCGGCAACGTCACGGCCTATTGCGAAGGGGTCAACGACGGCATGAAGCAGTACGGCCGCTCGCTGCCGATGTGGGCGACCGGCTTCCAGATGCATCCCTGGAATCAACAAGCGGTGCTCTTGATCGGCAATCTGCTGGCCTTTGGCGGCTTGGCCGTCGGGCAGCAACAAAACGAGCGCATTCTGCTCGAGCTCATTCAGACCGGCGTCGACCGCGATTGCTTGCGAGAGCTCTTCGAGCCGCTACTGGATCAGGCGGATTTTGATTTGCTGTCGCAGATCAAAATCTCGAATCGCCTCTCGGACGAAGCGCTCGAGCTGCTGACCGACCTGCCAAGATTAGCGGGCAGCAATGCCTGGGCCGTGTCGCCGTCGCGCAGTGCTTCCGGCGGCGCCCTCCTCGCATCGGACCCGCATCTGGAGGTTAATCGCCTGCCGGCCCTGTGGTACGAAGCCGTGCTGCGGTGGGACGACGATTGGCTCATGGGGGCCACGCTGCCAGGCTGCCCGTTTTTCGCCGTGGCTCGCAACAGCCGGCTGGCCTGGGGCGTGACTTATCTGAAAGGGGACACGAGCGATTACTTCATCGAGGATTGCCGCATCGGCGAAGAAGGACGCTGGCAATATCGCCGCGGCGAGAAGTGGCTCGACTTTCGAATCCGCGAAGAAAAGATCTTACGCAAAGGGGGCGAGCCCGAGCGCCTGAACGTCTACTACAACTCGATCGGTACGCTGGACGGCGATCCCAATCAGGTTGGCGAAGGGTACCAATTGCTGACCGCTTGGACAGGCGATTCCGGCGGCGGCGAACGCTGCATGCAAACCTGGCTCGAGCTGGTGAGCTGCACCACGACACAGTCAGCAATGGACCTGGTGCGCGAATGTCCGCAGCCGACACTGTGCTGGATCCTCGCCGACCACGAAGGGCACATCGGCCGACAGGCGAATGGCCGGTTTCCCGTGCGCGGCAATGGACACAGCGGGCTGTTGCCGATTCCGGCCTGGGACGAATCGAATCACTGGCAAGGCTGGATGCCGACAGATCTCTTGCCACGCGTCTATGATCCACCGAGAGGTTACGTATCGAGCGCGAACGAAGGACTGCTGAGCGCCAATGGCGCATCACTCGTGACGTTACCGGTGCCCGACTATCGCAAGCGACGCATTGAGGAACGGCTGGCTGCTCTCGATCAGGCGACACTGAAGGACATGCAAGCCTTGCAATATGACGTCGTCAGTTTGCAAGCGCGCGATTTGCTCGAAGTGTTCTTGCCCGAGCTTCCCGACGGCGAAATCAAGAGTCGGCTTTCGGCCTGGCAGTGCAACTACGACCCGCACTGCGTCGAGGCGACCCTTTTCTCGCGTCTCTATCGCAACGTGCTGCTGGAAGTTTTTGGCGGAGACACGGGTCAGCATCGCGGACTTGGTTGGCGGCGCATGCTGTATTTATGTTCGCGTGTCGGTTTCGCGATGCCGGTCATTACCAGCATTGATCGTTTACTGACAAAAGCGGACAGCCTGTGGTGGGAGGGGCGCGATAAAGGGCAATTGATCCGGAAAGCCGCCGCGGCGCTCGCGGGCGAAGCCGACCAGCCGTGGAGCGTGACCAACGCCTTCAGCTTTACGAATCGCTTTTTTGAAGGGCAGCTCGTCGGTCGCACGCTGGGATTGCATACGCCTGACATGCCGATGCCCGGCTGCCACGCGACCCCCTTCCAAGGCCACCTGCTGCGCTCGGCGACGCGCGAAACCACTTTTGCGCCGTCGTATCATTTCGTCGCCGACGTGCAAGCACCCGAGGCGTGGACGAACCTGCCCGGCGGCCCCAGCGAAAGCTGGTTCTCGCGCTGGTACAAGAACGACATTCCGCGCTGGTGTTCGGGGCAATATAAGAAGCTGTCTGTCCAAGACCCCGCGTGA
- a CDS encoding TIGR03009 domain-containing protein — protein sequence MVLPRKMLVGLALGSSAFLASAARGQEGDATAPTTNPPRVQIPPMTSTQASGAKAPAGAPRKAAPQGPIAGAPRQGAMPPPSAALHQGQPGKAPSNKPQQPGMRAPATAAAAPATRVQQAQHQQPLPGPGQAQPGRQQPPTGPQPGPALSAAEQAELDQVLAAWEQKSESIKVLTTTFTMFEYDAVFGPKAAPGEPPREKRRCEGTIQFASPDKGSYQMTKGGEERWMCDGLAIYEFDVKQKKLKEYRLPKELQGKAIANGPLPFVFGAQAEAMKQRYVMRIFTPPEEKNQIWIEAWPRWQQDAANFHHVQVILDSKTMLPVALRLFDPNPQIHKVYVFETTKVNGTWDQIKGFFSRPTTPLGWQHVVEEAPAGATPSAQPPQAPTADARAKAAPPRAPAVK from the coding sequence ATGGTTTTGCCGCGCAAGATGCTTGTTGGATTGGCATTGGGCAGCTCGGCCTTCTTGGCGTCCGCAGCTCGCGGGCAAGAGGGCGATGCGACGGCCCCGACAACGAATCCTCCGCGCGTGCAAATTCCACCAATGACGTCCACGCAGGCGTCAGGGGCGAAGGCTCCCGCCGGCGCCCCTCGCAAAGCGGCGCCACAAGGGCCGATCGCCGGCGCTCCACGGCAGGGTGCCATGCCGCCCCCGTCGGCGGCGCTCCACCAGGGGCAACCTGGGAAGGCACCGTCGAACAAGCCACAGCAGCCCGGAATGCGTGCCCCCGCAACGGCGGCGGCAGCCCCGGCAACTCGCGTGCAACAGGCGCAACATCAGCAGCCACTCCCCGGCCCCGGCCAAGCTCAACCGGGTCGGCAGCAGCCCCCCACCGGACCGCAACCCGGCCCCGCATTGTCAGCGGCCGAGCAGGCGGAACTCGACCAGGTTCTGGCCGCGTGGGAACAGAAGAGCGAATCGATCAAAGTCTTGACGACCACCTTCACGATGTTCGAGTACGACGCCGTGTTCGGACCGAAAGCTGCTCCAGGCGAGCCGCCGAGGGAAAAACGCAGGTGCGAAGGGACGATTCAATTCGCCTCGCCCGATAAGGGGTCATATCAAATGACCAAAGGGGGCGAGGAACGCTGGATGTGCGATGGCTTGGCAATCTACGAATTCGACGTTAAGCAGAAGAAGCTGAAAGAGTACCGGCTCCCCAAAGAGTTGCAGGGCAAGGCGATCGCGAACGGTCCGCTACCGTTTGTCTTCGGCGCTCAGGCCGAAGCGATGAAGCAGCGATACGTGATGCGCATCTTTACTCCGCCCGAAGAAAAGAACCAAATCTGGATCGAAGCCTGGCCACGCTGGCAGCAGGACGCGGCCAATTTTCATCACGTGCAGGTCATCCTGGATAGCAAGACGATGCTCCCCGTGGCATTGCGATTGTTCGATCCCAATCCGCAAATTCACAAGGTCTACGTCTTCGAAACGACGAAGGTCAATGGAACGTGGGACCAGATCAAAGGCTTCTTCAGTCGCCCCACGACGCCGCTCGGTTGGCAGCATGTCGTCGAAGAGGCCCCTGCCGGGGCAACGCCATCCGCTCAGCCTCCCCAGGCCCCCACGGCCGACGCTCGCGCGAAGGCGGCGCCACCAAGAGCGCCCGCGGTTAAATAG
- a CDS encoding HAD family hydrolase → MSVRGVIFDLDGTLVDSGLDFEAMRREMQLPPGLALLEAIEALPEPDAERCRTILARHEWAGASRATLMPGVPAFLSTLAERGLHRAIFTRNARAVTLATIERLALDFDTVVAREDAPAKPDPTAIWRICECWRLAPSQVALVGDFRFDIEAGNRAGVRTILYTAGGPPLAAHGADEADYCLSSFDQATDLLAWLAESL, encoded by the coding sequence ATGTCTGTGCGCGGTGTGATCTTCGACCTGGACGGCACGCTGGTCGACTCGGGCCTCGATTTCGAGGCCATGCGGCGCGAAATGCAATTACCCCCGGGCTTGGCGCTGCTTGAAGCAATCGAGGCGTTACCGGAACCCGACGCCGAGCGCTGCCGTACGATCCTGGCCCGCCATGAATGGGCCGGAGCTAGCCGGGCCACGCTGATGCCTGGCGTGCCGGCGTTTCTCTCGACCCTGGCCGAGCGTGGCCTTCATCGCGCGATCTTCACGCGCAACGCGCGGGCCGTGACGCTGGCAACCATTGAACGTCTGGCTCTCGATTTCGATACCGTCGTGGCCCGCGAGGACGCACCGGCCAAGCCCGACCCAACGGCAATCTGGCGAATTTGCGAATGCTGGCGACTCGCGCCATCGCAAGTAGCCCTCGTCGGCGACTTTCGCTTTGATATCGAAGCGGGCAACCGTGCCGGAGTACGCACGATCCTGTACACGGCCGGCGGCCCTCCGCTGGCAGCGCACGGCGCCGACGAAGCCGACTATTGCTTATCCTCGTTCGATCAGGCTACCGATTTGCTCGCCTGGCTTGCCGAATCGCTCTAG
- a CDS encoding site-2 protease family protein, protein MITGKLRAADSATDQCSLPTVILIQFASMDTPHDPLADQPHYPIPGTITVMSSTPTPAIDIPPPPPRRRYRSRTRQQILAPLLLFGLTCVATFWAGSSPNIQFMRHDFVNRVFPQFGGVADGVVLIGRWQDGFIYMSAVMAILLAHEMGHFLQALRYGVPASLPFFIPMPFTPLGTMGAVIGMQGSEADRKELFDIGLSGPLAGLLVALPIAWIGIQQAIPIPMNFKFDPHDYHLQDPLLFKLMMQKLHPELLPGQELAINPLLMAGWVGMLITGLNMLPISQLDGGHVSYSLFGRGSFWLARGVVVAAVCFIFFAGVYGWLVMLFLVTMIGVQHPPTANDQVELGWGRRILGLASLAIPVLCLAPNPISAIGN, encoded by the coding sequence ATGATTACTGGTAAGCTACGCGCGGCGGACAGCGCGACGGATCAGTGTTCGCTCCCCACCGTAATCCTCATTCAGTTTGCCTCAATGGACACGCCCCACGACCCGCTCGCTGACCAGCCGCATTATCCCATCCCCGGCACGATTACGGTCATGTCGTCGACCCCGACGCCCGCGATCGACATTCCACCGCCGCCGCCGCGACGGCGCTATCGGTCGCGAACGCGGCAGCAGATCCTGGCGCCCTTGTTGCTGTTCGGGCTGACCTGCGTCGCGACCTTCTGGGCCGGTAGCTCGCCCAACATCCAGTTCATGCGGCATGACTTCGTGAATCGCGTCTTTCCGCAGTTCGGGGGCGTGGCCGATGGCGTCGTTCTTATCGGTCGCTGGCAAGACGGATTCATCTACATGTCGGCCGTGATGGCCATCCTGCTTGCGCACGAGATGGGGCATTTCCTGCAAGCACTGCGTTACGGGGTGCCGGCCAGCTTGCCTTTTTTTATTCCCATGCCGTTCACGCCGTTGGGAACGATGGGCGCCGTCATTGGCATGCAAGGTTCCGAAGCGGACCGCAAGGAACTCTTCGACATTGGCCTTTCCGGTCCGCTGGCCGGTTTGCTGGTGGCGCTACCTATCGCCTGGATCGGCATTCAGCAGGCCATACCCATCCCGATGAACTTTAAGTTCGATCCCCATGATTACCATCTACAAGACCCGCTGCTCTTTAAATTGATGATGCAGAAATTGCATCCCGAGTTGCTCCCCGGCCAAGAGCTGGCAATCAATCCTCTACTAATGGCCGGCTGGGTTGGCATGCTGATTACCGGTTTGAACATGCTGCCTATCAGTCAGCTCGATGGCGGACACGTTTCGTATTCGCTGTTTGGCCGCGGGTCGTTTTGGCTGGCGCGCGGCGTGGTCGTGGCCGCGGTCTGTTTCATTTTTTTCGCCGGGGTGTACGGCTGGCTCGTGATGCTTTTCTTGGTCACGATGATCGGCGTGCAACATCCGCCGACGGCCAACGACCAGGTTGAACTCGGCTGGGGGCGCCGCATTCTGGGGTTAGCGTCGCTGGCAATCCCGGTCTTATGCCTGGCGCCGAATCCGATCAGCGCGATCGGAAACTGA
- a CDS encoding NAD(P)-dependent oxidoreductase — MAPGKTRLGWIGTGVMGSSMCGHLLDRGFAVTVYNRTRQRAEPLLAKGAKWGDTPKSVAENSDVIFTIVGYPSDVREVVLGAQGTLVGSKAGNILVDMTTSEPSLAEEIAAAASKRGVYSVDAPVSGGDVGAREARLSIMIGGEAPIVESLRPCWEAMGKTIIHQGGPGAGQHTKMVNQTLIATNMIGVCEALLYGYRAGLNLETVLKSVAPGAAGSWSLSNLGPRIIANNFDPGFFVEHFIKDMGIALAESKRMNLCMPGLALGHQLYIALAAQGHSRDGTHALELALASMSGIDWKNR, encoded by the coding sequence ATCGCACCAGGTAAGACCCGTTTGGGATGGATCGGCACCGGCGTGATGGGGTCGAGCATGTGCGGGCATCTGCTCGATCGCGGCTTTGCCGTCACCGTGTACAACCGCACTCGTCAGCGAGCCGAACCACTATTGGCGAAAGGTGCAAAGTGGGGGGACACGCCAAAGAGCGTGGCCGAAAACTCGGACGTCATCTTCACGATCGTCGGCTACCCCAGCGACGTCCGGGAAGTGGTTCTGGGCGCCCAGGGAACGCTCGTCGGCAGCAAGGCCGGAAATATCCTGGTCGACATGACCACCAGCGAGCCATCGCTGGCCGAAGAGATCGCCGCGGCCGCCAGCAAACGTGGTGTGTACAGTGTCGACGCGCCGGTCTCGGGCGGGGACGTGGGGGCTCGCGAGGCTCGGCTGTCGATCATGATCGGCGGCGAAGCTCCGATCGTCGAATCGCTGCGTCCCTGCTGGGAAGCGATGGGTAAGACGATCATTCATCAGGGCGGGCCCGGCGCCGGCCAACACACGAAGATGGTCAACCAGACGTTGATCGCCACGAACATGATCGGCGTCTGCGAGGCGCTGCTTTACGGTTACCGCGCGGGGCTGAACCTGGAAACCGTGCTAAAGTCCGTTGCGCCGGGCGCTGCCGGCAGTTGGTCGCTGTCGAATCTTGGACCGCGAATTATCGCCAACAATTTCGATCCCGGCTTCTTCGTCGAGCACTTCATCAAGGATATGGGAATCGCGCTTGCGGAATCGAAGCGGATGAACCTGTGCATGCCCGGTTTGGCGCTTGGGCACCAGTTGTACATAGCGCTGGCCGCGCAAGGACATTCGCGCGATGGCACGCACGCGCTGGAGTTGGCCCTGGCATCAATGTCAGGCATCGACTGGAAGAATCGCTAA
- the floA gene encoding flotillin-like protein FloA (flotillin-like protein involved in membrane lipid rafts), whose translation MALLGQAEVGNVIWIVILFAMLIGGLIFFAIFARYFRLYVQSVTTGAGIGIFDLLGMTFRKVNPTVMVRSKIMAVQAGLGESTGITSKALEAHFLAGGNVPLVIRAIIAANKAKTIDLDFKLATAIDLAGRNVLEAVQTSVYPKVIDCPPRGSARQTLDAVAKNGIQLKVKARVTVRANLQQLIGGATEETIIARVGEGIVSAIGSAETHLEVLANPDRISKAVLARRLDSQTAFEIVSIDIADIDVGDNIGARLQADQAEADMRVARANAEGRRAMAVAQEQEMIAQIEESRAKLVEADAEVPKAIADAIRGHKLGILDYYKLRNVQADTEMRTAIAGSGTPARNGQKAQS comes from the coding sequence ATGGCGCTCTTGGGCCAGGCCGAGGTTGGTAACGTGATTTGGATCGTGATCCTGTTCGCCATGCTCATTGGCGGCCTGATCTTCTTTGCGATCTTCGCCCGTTATTTTCGTCTCTATGTGCAGAGCGTAACGACCGGCGCCGGCATCGGCATCTTCGATTTGCTCGGCATGACCTTTCGCAAGGTCAACCCGACGGTCATGGTGCGCAGCAAGATCATGGCGGTGCAGGCCGGCCTGGGCGAGTCGACGGGCATCACCAGCAAAGCGCTCGAAGCGCACTTCCTGGCCGGCGGAAACGTCCCGCTAGTGATTCGCGCCATCATCGCCGCCAACAAGGCCAAGACAATCGATCTCGATTTCAAACTTGCGACAGCCATCGACCTGGCCGGGCGCAACGTGCTCGAAGCCGTACAGACCAGCGTTTACCCGAAAGTGATCGACTGCCCGCCGCGCGGGTCAGCGCGTCAAACCTTGGACGCCGTCGCGAAAAACGGTATTCAGCTCAAAGTGAAGGCGCGCGTCACTGTGCGGGCCAACCTGCAACAACTGATCGGTGGCGCCACCGAAGAGACGATCATCGCCCGCGTCGGCGAAGGCATCGTCAGCGCCATCGGTTCGGCCGAAACACATCTTGAGGTGCTGGCCAACCCGGACCGTATCTCGAAGGCAGTGCTCGCCCGCCGTCTCGATTCGCAAACAGCGTTCGAGATCGTGTCGATCGACATTGCCGATATCGACGTCGGCGACAATATCGGCGCCCGCCTGCAGGCCGATCAGGCCGAAGCAGATATGCGCGTGGCGCGAGCAAACGCCGAAGGGCGCCGCGCCATGGCCGTGGCGCAAGAGCAGGAAATGATCGCCCAGATTGAGGAAAGCCGCGCCAAGCTAGTCGAGGCCGACGCCGAGGTGCCCAAGGCGATCGCCGACGCCATTCGTGGGCACAAGCTGGGAATCCTCGACTATTACAAGTTGCGCAACGTGCAGGCCGACACCGAAATGCGAACCGCGATCGCCGGCAGCGGAACGCCCGCCCGCAATGGCCAGAAGGCGCAATCATGA
- a CDS encoding response regulator has protein sequence MPVTEHPPEAMHQTLTCQLTATEADRILIIDDEDAIVSALSSQLRQQGFRVSLAGTGSQGRTAAHRDRPNLIILDLRLPDIDGFSLCQELADAPATASTPVILLSGMVRPDIIRRSRAAGCQYFVRKPYDPGALLVLIRHSLDDSRRWSAPAENE, from the coding sequence ATGCCAGTCACCGAACACCCACCCGAGGCCATGCATCAGACTTTGACCTGCCAACTGACAGCGACCGAGGCGGATCGGATCCTCATCATCGACGACGAAGATGCGATCGTCTCGGCCTTGTCATCCCAGTTGCGTCAGCAGGGCTTCCGAGTCAGCCTGGCCGGAACCGGTAGCCAGGGGCGCACGGCCGCCCACCGCGACCGGCCGAACCTGATCATCCTCGATCTTCGCCTGCCGGACATCGACGGCTTTTCGCTGTGCCAGGAACTCGCCGACGCACCAGCTACCGCCAGCACGCCGGTGATCCTGCTCAGCGGCATGGTACGCCCCGATATCATTCGCCGCTCGCGGGCCGCGGGCTGCCAATATTTCGTCCGCAAGCCCTATGATCCGGGGGCCCTGCTGGTGTTGATCCGGCACTCGCTGGACGACTCGCGGCGTTGGAGTGCCCCGGCCGAAAATGAATGA
- a CDS encoding NfeD family protein, translating into MDYLSWAAILLAVGLTLAMLEVFVPSGGLLGFMSMASMLAAVYLAFRHGPWSGVGFLGLAVFAVPAGLIFALQLWPKTPMGRRILLPLPKGDDFLPDSDKRRNLKALVGKLGKARTLMLPSGAVDIEGTIVDALSEGMAIEAGSWVKVVEVRGTRVVVRPTQERPHVETHPAELDQSIESIGLDPFDDPLA; encoded by the coding sequence ATGGATTATCTGTCGTGGGCCGCCATCTTGCTGGCCGTTGGCTTAACGCTGGCGATGCTCGAGGTGTTCGTCCCCTCGGGCGGATTGCTGGGGTTCATGTCGATGGCCTCGATGCTGGCCGCCGTTTATCTCGCCTTTCGGCACGGTCCCTGGTCGGGCGTTGGCTTCCTTGGACTTGCCGTGTTCGCCGTTCCGGCGGGACTAATCTTCGCACTGCAGTTATGGCCCAAAACCCCCATGGGGCGCCGCATCCTGTTACCCCTTCCCAAAGGGGACGACTTCCTGCCAGATAGCGACAAGCGACGAAACTTGAAGGCGTTGGTCGGAAAGCTCGGCAAGGCGCGGACCCTGATGCTTCCCAGCGGCGCCGTCGACATCGAAGGCACGATCGTCGACGCCCTCAGCGAAGGGATGGCAATCGAGGCCGGCAGTTGGGTGAAGGTCGTCGAGGTGCGCGGCACCCGCGTCGTTGTCCGACCAACTCAAGAACGACCCCACGTCGAGACTCATCCGGCCGAACTGGACCAGTCGATCGAATCGATCGGCCTGGACCCATTCGACGATCCCCTTGCCTGA
- a CDS encoding NfeD family protein, with translation MRRCPLRWPAKAKVLAQLLAAVFTLAFYGSMPLVALAQEGANEAKSEAPAAAVPAPERRAGRMVRVPMPITDKVDNQIRRVVDSVLAETKRAGQWPVFIFEIEPGRANFGEAYDLANFLSGPALNGATTVAWIPKTISGHAVLVAMACDEIVMSPEAEIGKAGEYEKVIEPSVRNAYVGIANRRMNIPSDVALALLDPAVELVMVETDVSREYALASRLDELRKQKSFEKPKVIKPAGQPGIFTGNRAWELGFVKSLAASRADVAKALGLPREAVEADPSLDGDWRPVRIDIRGPITSKLAEQTQALIQNQIQDHDANFFCLWIDSEGGSATDSINLANFLTSLDPGERRTVAYIPNAARADAAFIALAADQIVMHPKATLGGRGDMLADDVDVKLIAGSLRDIAKRKGRAPAIAAAMIDPSVTVYRYTRVRDALIDYFTPEDLAAQGDADGWQQGAEIGHRGQPLELTGQEAEQYGVARYLARDFEELKNLYGLEGDPALVEPSWAHILIDALNSPGISWLLLLVGGAALYAELQAPGIGLGGLISALCFLLYFWIAYLGGTAGWLEVLLFLAGVVCLMLEIFVLPGVGVFGLAGGLLVIVSLVLASQTFVLPRNAYQVAQLRNSLLALTSVGAGVVALAILMNRYLPHAPMFNRMMLAPPTPEELSVIHQREAVARFEHLVGMQGVTTTPLLPSGKAQIGDELVDVIADGEVIERNQPVRVVEVRGNRVLVRQVA, from the coding sequence TTGCGTCGTTGCCCTCTTCGGTGGCCGGCGAAGGCCAAGGTGTTGGCGCAACTCCTGGCTGCGGTTTTCACCCTCGCTTTTTATGGCTCGATGCCGCTGGTGGCCCTCGCCCAAGAGGGTGCCAACGAGGCCAAGTCCGAGGCACCGGCGGCCGCAGTTCCTGCCCCTGAACGGCGCGCGGGGCGCATGGTGCGCGTTCCCATGCCCATCACCGACAAGGTGGACAATCAAATCCGCCGGGTCGTCGACTCGGTGCTAGCCGAGACTAAGCGGGCCGGGCAATGGCCGGTGTTCATTTTCGAGATCGAGCCCGGCCGGGCGAATTTCGGCGAGGCTTATGACTTGGCGAACTTCCTGTCAGGCCCCGCACTGAACGGCGCCACGACCGTCGCCTGGATTCCCAAGACGATCAGCGGGCATGCCGTGCTCGTGGCGATGGCCTGTGACGAAATCGTGATGAGCCCCGAGGCCGAGATCGGCAAGGCGGGGGAGTACGAAAAGGTCATCGAGCCCTCGGTGCGCAACGCCTACGTCGGCATCGCCAATCGCCGGATGAACATCCCCAGCGACGTGGCGCTCGCGCTACTGGACCCAGCGGTCGAGCTGGTGATGGTCGAGACCGACGTCAGCCGCGAGTACGCGCTGGCCTCGCGACTCGACGAGCTGCGCAAGCAGAAGTCGTTCGAGAAGCCAAAGGTCATCAAGCCAGCCGGGCAGCCCGGCATCTTTACCGGCAATCGGGCCTGGGAGCTGGGCTTCGTGAAGAGCCTGGCGGCCAGCCGTGCGGACGTTGCCAAGGCGCTCGGACTGCCGCGCGAAGCGGTCGAGGCCGATCCCTCGCTCGACGGTGACTGGCGACCGGTCCGCATCGATATCCGTGGACCGATCACGTCAAAGCTGGCCGAACAAACGCAGGCCCTGATCCAAAACCAGATACAAGATCACGACGCCAACTTCTTTTGCCTGTGGATCGACAGCGAAGGGGGCTCGGCGACCGACAGTATCAACTTGGCGAACTTCCTAACGAGCCTCGATCCGGGCGAGCGGCGCACCGTGGCTTACATTCCCAACGCCGCGCGCGCCGACGCGGCGTTCATCGCCCTGGCGGCCGATCAGATCGTAATGCATCCGAAGGCGACGCTGGGTGGCCGAGGGGACATGCTCGCCGATGACGTCGATGTAAAGTTGATCGCCGGCTCGCTCCGTGACATTGCCAAACGCAAGGGGCGCGCGCCGGCGATAGCCGCAGCAATGATCGATCCCTCGGTCACGGTGTACCGCTATACCCGTGTGCGCGACGCTTTAATCGACTATTTCACGCCCGAGGATCTCGCCGCGCAAGGCGATGCCGATGGCTGGCAACAAGGGGCCGAGATCGGACACCGCGGTCAGCCGCTGGAACTTACCGGCCAGGAAGCCGAACAATACGGCGTGGCCCGCTATCTGGCTCGCGACTTTGAAGAGCTCAAGAATCTCTACGGACTCGAAGGGGACCCGGCGCTCGTCGAGCCGAGCTGGGCCCATATCTTGATCGACGCCTTGAATTCGCCGGGCATCAGTTGGTTGTTGTTGCTGGTCGGAGGCGCGGCTCTATACGCGGAGCTTCAGGCCCCGGGCATCGGACTTGGCGGATTGATCTCGGCCCTCTGCTTCCTGCTTTACTTCTGGATCGCCTATTTAGGCGGTACGGCAGGTTGGCTCGAGGTGTTGCTGTTTTTGGCCGGCGTGGTCTGCCTGATGCTCGAAATTTTCGTTTTGCCGGGCGTAGGCGTGTTCGGACTTGCGGGTGGGTTGCTCGTAATCGTTTCCTTGGTGCTGGCCAGTCAGACTTTCGTGCTGCCGCGCAACGCGTACCAGGTTGCGCAGTTGCGCAACAGCCTGCTAGCCCTGACCTCGGTCGGTGCCGGGGTCGTGGCACTGGCGATTTTGATGAACCGGTACTTGCCGCACGCGCCGATGTTCAATCGCATGATGCTCGCCCCCCCAACGCCTGAGGAACTGTCCGTGATTCACCAGCGCGAGGCGGTCGCGAGATTTGAGCATCTAGTAGGAATGCAAGGCGTTACGACGACGCCGCTGCTACCCAGCGGCAAGGCGCAGATAGGCGACGAGTTGGTCGATGTGATCGCCGATGGCGAGGTGATCGAAAGAAACCAACCGGTGCGCGTCGTCGAGGTGCGGGGTAATCGGGTCTTGGTGCGTCAGGTGGCGTAA